In a genomic window of Athene noctua chromosome 24, bAthNoc1.hap1.1, whole genome shotgun sequence:
- the THRAP3 gene encoding thyroid hormone receptor-associated protein 3 isoform X2, giving the protein MSKTNKSKSGSRSSRSRSGSRSRSRSFSKSRSRSRSVSRSRKRRLSSRSRSRSYSPSHNRERNHPRVYQNRDFRGHNRGYRRPYYFRGRNRGFYPWGQYNRGGYGNYRSNWQNYRQAYSPRRGRSRSRSPKRRSPSPRSRSHSRNSDKSSSDRSRRSSSSRSSSNHSRVESSKRKSGKEKKSSSKDARASQPAGDNQGDEAKEQPFSGAVAQDVKASEGSKPWQDMTTYGTSSASRASVSELSPRERSPALKSPLQSVVVRRRSPRPSPLQKSSPPLSTPPQMGSALQGGSTSFQAGSHQSPFEHGSAGLSPTRKSPVCKSPTPISSIYSTSQKEETTAPGGGAFSKRYLEEQKTENGKDKEQKVTNVEKEKSKEKGNFSELGSTDGKAKSDSYASKADSEKGYRGSQSPKRYKFRDDFDKLKVPEFHKEGHYGKEETDEQEKKDKAKGRKDSEFDDEPKFMSKVVATSSKSQEEDRPGKWEGVVFLPPGKEKQRKPDEMEEESYSERSKKEERPASKRAEPGHRGFVPEKNFRVTTYKSSQEKSSSPPPRKTSEVKEKPGTKVEGLAPGKSSFSITREAQVNIRMDSFDEDLARPSGILAQERKLCRDLVHSNKKEQEFRSIFHHIQSAQSQRSPSELFAQHIVTIVHHVREHHFGSSGMTLNERFTKYLKKGMEQDAAKNKKSPEIHRRIDISPSTFRKHGFSQEETKSSRDPGFKAEGKYKDDPVDLRLDIERRKKHKERDLKRDKSRESVDSRDSSHSRERSTEKTEKSHKGSKKKKHRRVRERSRSSSSSSRSSHSVKAEEYPEETEEREESTTGFDKSRLGTKEFAGPNERGRARGTFFRARGRGWGRGNFSGNNNSNSGGNNDFQKRNRDEEWDPEYTPKSKKYYLHDDREGEGADKWVNRGRGRGAFPRGRGRFMFRKSSTSPKWAHDKFSGEEGEIEDDESGTENREEKDTLQTTAE; this is encoded by the exons ATGTCTAAAACTAACAAATCAAAATCTGGATCTCGTTCCTCCCGTTCGAGGTCTGGATCAAGATCACGCTCCCGTTCCTTCTCCAAATCTCGCTCCCGTTCTCGTTCTGTCTCCCGGTCAAGAAAACGCAGGCTTAG ttcTAGGTCCCGTTCAAGATCTTATTCTCCATCTCATAACAGAGAAAGGAACCATCCGAGAGTGTATCAGAACCGGGATTTCAGAGGTCATAATAGAGGATACAGGAGACCATATTATTTTCGTGGCCGAAATCGAGGGTTTTATCCATGGGGCCAGTATAACCGAGGAGGATATGGGAATTACAGGTCAAACTGGCAAAATTATCGCCAAGCGTACAGCCCTCGTAGAGGGAGGTCACGCTCTCGTTCACCCAAGAGAAGGTCTCCTTCACCAAGGTCTAGAAGTCATTCTAGAAATTCTGATAAGTCATCTTCCGATCGGTCAAGGAGGTCTTCCTCTTCCCGGTCTTCCTCAAATCACAGCCGAGTTGAGTCATCCAAGCGTAAATCCGGAAAGGAGAAAAAGTCATCTTCCAAGGATGCCCGGGCATCTCAGCCTGCAGGAGATAATCAAGGTGATGAGGCTAAGGAGCAGCCGTTTTCAGGAGCAGTGGCTCAAGATGTCAAGGCATCTGAGGGATCAAAACCATGGCAAGATATGACCACCTATGGCACAAGTTCAGCGTCGAGAGCTTCTGTGTCTGAGCTTAGCCCAAGGGAACGCAGCCCTGCGTTAAAAAGCCCTCTCCAATCTGTTGTGGTGAGGCGTCGTTCTCCTCGGCCAAGTCCGTTGCAGAAGTCGAGCCCTCCGCTGTCCACCCCACCGCAGATGGGCTCCGCGTTGCAGGGCGGCAGCACCTCCTTTCAGGCCGGCTCTCATCAGAGCCCCTTTGAGCATGGCTCAGCGGGTTTGAGCCCAACAAGGAAGAGCCCGGTGTGCAAAAGTCCAACACCAATCAGTTCGATTTACAGTACGTCTCAGAAGGAGGAAACCACAGCTCCCGGAGGAGGAGCCTTCTCCAAAAG GTATCTGGAAGAGCAGAAGACTGAGAATGGGAAAGACAAGGAACAGAAAGTAACAaatgttgaaaaagaaaaatcaaaagaaaaagggaatttcTCTGAGTTGGGGTCAACAGACGGAAAGGCAAAATCTGACTCCTACGCATCCAAAGCCGACTCCGAGAAGGGATATCGCGGCAGCCAGTCGCCCAAGCGCTACAAGTTCCGGGATGACTTTGACAAGCTAAAGGTCCCGGAGTTCCACAAGGAAGGTCATTATGGCAAAGAGGAAACGGatgagcaggaaaagaaagataagGCAAAGGGCCGAAAAGATTCGGAATTTGATGATGAGCCCAAATTTATGTCTAAAGTCGTAGCAACTTCAAGTAAAAGTCAAGAAGAGGATAGGCCAGGAAAATGGGAAGGTGTGGTGTTCTTGCCgcctggaaaagagaagcagagaaaaccTGATGAAATGGAGGAGGAAAGCTATTCTGAAAGatcaaaaaaagaagagaggccAGCGTCCAAGAGAGCTGAACCAGGTCACAGGGGGTTTGTTCCTGAAAAGAATTTTAGAGTGACCACTTACAAATCGAGCCAGGAAAAAAGTTCTTCCCCCCCACCGAGGAAGACTTCTGAGGTGAAGGAGAAACCAGGCACCAAAGTAGAGGGGCTAGCTCCTGGCAAATCCTCCTTTTCCATTACCCGTGAGGCCCAGGTCAATATTCGAATGGATTCCTTTGATGAAGATCTTGCACG CCCAAGTGGCATACTGGCTCAGGAACGCAAGCTGTGTCGTGACCTTGTGCACAGCAACAAAAAAGAGCAAGAATTCCGTTCGATTTTCCATCACATTCAGTCTGCTCAGTCTCAGCGAAGCCCTTCTGAACTGTTTGCTCAACACATAGTGACTATAGTCCATCACGTAAGAG AGCATCACTTTGGGTCTTCAGGAATGACACTGAATGAACGCTTTACCAAATATCTAAAGAAAGGAATGGAACAAGATGCAGCTAAAAACAAAAAGAGCCCTGAAATCCACAG GAGGATAGATATATCTCCCAGTACTTTTAGAAAACATGGATTCTCTCAAGAGGAAACGAAAAGTTCCAGGGATCCTGGCTTCAAG GCTGAAGGGAAATATAAGGACGACCCTGTTGACCTGCGCCTTGATATTGAACGCCGTAAAAAACATAAGGAAAGAGATCTTAAACGGGATAAATCCAGAGAATCAGTGGACTCGAGAGATTCAAGTCACTCAAGGGAAAGATCAACTGAGAAAACGGAGAAAAGTCACAAAGGCTCAAAGAAAAA GAAACACCGACGGGTCCGTGAGAGATCCAGATCCAGTTCGTCATCTTCGCGCTCCTCTCATTCAGTCAAAGCGGAGGAATATCCCGAGGAGactgaggagagggaggaaagcacCACAGGCTTTGACAAGTCCCGGCTTGGGACTAAAGAGTTCGCTGGTCCAAATGAGAGAGGAAGAGCTCGAGGGACCTTT TTCAGAGCAAGAGGAAGAGGATGGGGCAGAGGCAACTTTTCAGGCAACAATAACAGCAACAGCGGCGGCAACAACGACTTCCAGAAGCGGAACAGAGATGAGGAGTGGGATCCAGAGTACACACCTAAGAGCAAGAAGTACTACTTG CACGACGACCGGGAGGGCGAAGGCGCTGACAAGTGGGTGAACAGAGGCCGCGGCCGGGGCGCTTTCCCCCGAGGAAGAGGTCGCTTCATGTTCCGAAAGTCGAGCACCAGCCCCAAGTGGGCTCATGACAAATTCAGCGGAGAAGAAGGAGAAATCGAGGATGACGAGAGCGGCACAGAGAACAGAGAGGAGAAGGACACCTTGCAGACGACGGCCGAGTAG
- the THRAP3 gene encoding thyroid hormone receptor-associated protein 3 isoform X1 encodes MSKTNKSKSGSRSSRSRSGSRSRSRSFSKSRSRSRSVSRSRKRRLSSRSRSRSYSPSHNRERNHPRVYQNRDFRGHNRGYRRPYYFRGRNRGFYPWGQYNRGGYGNYRSNWQNYRQAYSPRRGRSRSRSPKRRSPSPRSRSHSRNSDKSSSDRSRRSSSSRSSSNHSRVESSKRKSGKEKKSSSKDARASQPAGDNQGDEAKEQPFSGAVAQDVKASEGSKPWQDMTTYGTSSASRASVSELSPRERSPALKSPLQSVVVRRRSPRPSPLQKSSPPLSTPPQMGSALQGGSTSFQAGSHQSPFEHGSAGLSPTRKSPVCKSPTPISSIYSTSQKEETTAPGGGAFSKRYLEEQKTENGKDKEQKVTNVEKEKSKEKGNFSELGSTDGKAKSDSYASKADSEKGYRGSQSPKRYKFRDDFDKLKVPEFHKEGHYGKEETDEQEKKDKAKGRKDSEFDDEPKFMSKVVATSSKSQEEDRPGKWEGVVFLPPGKEKQRKPDEMEEESYSERSKKEERPASKRAEPGHRGFVPEKNFRVTTYKSSQEKSSSPPPRKTSEVKEKPGTKVEGLAPGKSSFSITREAQVNIRMDSFDEDLARPSGILAQERKLCRDLVHSNKKEQEFRSIFHHIQSAQSQRSPSELFAQHIVTIVHHVREHHFGSSGMTLNERFTKYLKKGMEQDAAKNKKSPEIHRRIDISPSTFRKHGFSQEETKSSRDPGFKAEGKYKDDPVDLRLDIERRKKHKERDLKRDKSRESVDSRDSSHSRERSTEKTEKSHKGSKKKKHRRVRERSRSSSSSSRSSHSVKAEEYPEETEEREESTTGFDKSRLGTKEFAGPNERGRARGTFQFRARGRGWGRGNFSGNNNSNSGGNNDFQKRNRDEEWDPEYTPKSKKYYLHDDREGEGADKWVNRGRGRGAFPRGRGRFMFRKSSTSPKWAHDKFSGEEGEIEDDESGTENREEKDTLQTTAE; translated from the exons ATGTCTAAAACTAACAAATCAAAATCTGGATCTCGTTCCTCCCGTTCGAGGTCTGGATCAAGATCACGCTCCCGTTCCTTCTCCAAATCTCGCTCCCGTTCTCGTTCTGTCTCCCGGTCAAGAAAACGCAGGCTTAG ttcTAGGTCCCGTTCAAGATCTTATTCTCCATCTCATAACAGAGAAAGGAACCATCCGAGAGTGTATCAGAACCGGGATTTCAGAGGTCATAATAGAGGATACAGGAGACCATATTATTTTCGTGGCCGAAATCGAGGGTTTTATCCATGGGGCCAGTATAACCGAGGAGGATATGGGAATTACAGGTCAAACTGGCAAAATTATCGCCAAGCGTACAGCCCTCGTAGAGGGAGGTCACGCTCTCGTTCACCCAAGAGAAGGTCTCCTTCACCAAGGTCTAGAAGTCATTCTAGAAATTCTGATAAGTCATCTTCCGATCGGTCAAGGAGGTCTTCCTCTTCCCGGTCTTCCTCAAATCACAGCCGAGTTGAGTCATCCAAGCGTAAATCCGGAAAGGAGAAAAAGTCATCTTCCAAGGATGCCCGGGCATCTCAGCCTGCAGGAGATAATCAAGGTGATGAGGCTAAGGAGCAGCCGTTTTCAGGAGCAGTGGCTCAAGATGTCAAGGCATCTGAGGGATCAAAACCATGGCAAGATATGACCACCTATGGCACAAGTTCAGCGTCGAGAGCTTCTGTGTCTGAGCTTAGCCCAAGGGAACGCAGCCCTGCGTTAAAAAGCCCTCTCCAATCTGTTGTGGTGAGGCGTCGTTCTCCTCGGCCAAGTCCGTTGCAGAAGTCGAGCCCTCCGCTGTCCACCCCACCGCAGATGGGCTCCGCGTTGCAGGGCGGCAGCACCTCCTTTCAGGCCGGCTCTCATCAGAGCCCCTTTGAGCATGGCTCAGCGGGTTTGAGCCCAACAAGGAAGAGCCCGGTGTGCAAAAGTCCAACACCAATCAGTTCGATTTACAGTACGTCTCAGAAGGAGGAAACCACAGCTCCCGGAGGAGGAGCCTTCTCCAAAAG GTATCTGGAAGAGCAGAAGACTGAGAATGGGAAAGACAAGGAACAGAAAGTAACAaatgttgaaaaagaaaaatcaaaagaaaaagggaatttcTCTGAGTTGGGGTCAACAGACGGAAAGGCAAAATCTGACTCCTACGCATCCAAAGCCGACTCCGAGAAGGGATATCGCGGCAGCCAGTCGCCCAAGCGCTACAAGTTCCGGGATGACTTTGACAAGCTAAAGGTCCCGGAGTTCCACAAGGAAGGTCATTATGGCAAAGAGGAAACGGatgagcaggaaaagaaagataagGCAAAGGGCCGAAAAGATTCGGAATTTGATGATGAGCCCAAATTTATGTCTAAAGTCGTAGCAACTTCAAGTAAAAGTCAAGAAGAGGATAGGCCAGGAAAATGGGAAGGTGTGGTGTTCTTGCCgcctggaaaagagaagcagagaaaaccTGATGAAATGGAGGAGGAAAGCTATTCTGAAAGatcaaaaaaagaagagaggccAGCGTCCAAGAGAGCTGAACCAGGTCACAGGGGGTTTGTTCCTGAAAAGAATTTTAGAGTGACCACTTACAAATCGAGCCAGGAAAAAAGTTCTTCCCCCCCACCGAGGAAGACTTCTGAGGTGAAGGAGAAACCAGGCACCAAAGTAGAGGGGCTAGCTCCTGGCAAATCCTCCTTTTCCATTACCCGTGAGGCCCAGGTCAATATTCGAATGGATTCCTTTGATGAAGATCTTGCACG CCCAAGTGGCATACTGGCTCAGGAACGCAAGCTGTGTCGTGACCTTGTGCACAGCAACAAAAAAGAGCAAGAATTCCGTTCGATTTTCCATCACATTCAGTCTGCTCAGTCTCAGCGAAGCCCTTCTGAACTGTTTGCTCAACACATAGTGACTATAGTCCATCACGTAAGAG AGCATCACTTTGGGTCTTCAGGAATGACACTGAATGAACGCTTTACCAAATATCTAAAGAAAGGAATGGAACAAGATGCAGCTAAAAACAAAAAGAGCCCTGAAATCCACAG GAGGATAGATATATCTCCCAGTACTTTTAGAAAACATGGATTCTCTCAAGAGGAAACGAAAAGTTCCAGGGATCCTGGCTTCAAG GCTGAAGGGAAATATAAGGACGACCCTGTTGACCTGCGCCTTGATATTGAACGCCGTAAAAAACATAAGGAAAGAGATCTTAAACGGGATAAATCCAGAGAATCAGTGGACTCGAGAGATTCAAGTCACTCAAGGGAAAGATCAACTGAGAAAACGGAGAAAAGTCACAAAGGCTCAAAGAAAAA GAAACACCGACGGGTCCGTGAGAGATCCAGATCCAGTTCGTCATCTTCGCGCTCCTCTCATTCAGTCAAAGCGGAGGAATATCCCGAGGAGactgaggagagggaggaaagcacCACAGGCTTTGACAAGTCCCGGCTTGGGACTAAAGAGTTCGCTGGTCCAAATGAGAGAGGAAGAGCTCGAGGGACCTTT CAGTTCAGAGCAAGAGGAAGAGGATGGGGCAGAGGCAACTTTTCAGGCAACAATAACAGCAACAGCGGCGGCAACAACGACTTCCAGAAGCGGAACAGAGATGAGGAGTGGGATCCAGAGTACACACCTAAGAGCAAGAAGTACTACTTG CACGACGACCGGGAGGGCGAAGGCGCTGACAAGTGGGTGAACAGAGGCCGCGGCCGGGGCGCTTTCCCCCGAGGAAGAGGTCGCTTCATGTTCCGAAAGTCGAGCACCAGCCCCAAGTGGGCTCATGACAAATTCAGCGGAGAAGAAGGAGAAATCGAGGATGACGAGAGCGGCACAGAGAACAGAGAGGAGAAGGACACCTTGCAGACGACGGCCGAGTAG
- the MAP7D1 gene encoding MAP7 domain-containing protein 1, producing the protein MERSRAGREPQPQPQPAQGKPPSLMGDSVCPPASPPPSPGDTLQGGRTPPQHDRPVPPAAAPPGQPVSPVPAAVTPSRPPVCPPVVTPPAESSTPQRGRPVPPATTPSGQPVSPIPAAVAPSAESVPPWCDRSLPGPPRPPLTEHPKEEASPHAAGQPVPVHAAAAPCPAETLPRGSEPPAPAAEEGAPSDAKSPPGGTAGPSKDVPPRSDRPTPAAASSAPATSPRPKQDAQKAQARHKQAKERREERAKYLAAKRVLWLEKEEKARLLREKQLEERRKRLEEQRLKAEKRRAVLEERQRQKLEKNKERYEAAIQRSAKKTWAEIRQQRWSWAGALHHGSPAHKDDRSLQLSPWESSIVDRLMTPTLSFLARSRSAVTLAGNGKEQVPVCPRSASASPLSPCHNHRLQHRCWERRKGTTGSPDVTPRRRTESSPKKKEKKEKERENAKERSALSRERSLKKRQSLPAAQPRLLPAADSSPGPKNRPSSPATPKARPASPSPALGSPHKPPLPRSAHSSPKVRARAREERGEQEGQAKAREKKEEERGLAPPALPEPPKVPTEPTAVPPAPAAPGPVAATPPGRPPAGTTDREEAARLLAEKRRQAREQREREERERREQEERERRLQEERAQQAAEEQSRREALARRREEERRLQEEREAQERARAEREEAERLQRQREEAEARAREEAERQRLEREKHFQREEQERLERKKRLEEIMKRTRKSDTADTKKKEDKKVVNGKAAEQEDVPGCEKRVGPMPKEEELPETERPSVGTPGGPKGLAGEGLPPSPPAKEVASPAALVNGVQPGKHENGFSGTEGSQELLELSHHGSSPGSIIPFGDKEPFLKQAVVKPPQVTEVL; encoded by the exons GGAAACCGCCGTCCCTGATGGGAGACAGCGTGTGTCCCCCCGCCTCACCGCCCCCCTCGCCTGGGGACACCCTGCAGGGAGGACGCACCCCCCCGCAGCACGACCGACCCGTCCCTccagccgccgccccccccggacAGCCCGTCTCGCCCGTCCCTGCAGCCGTCACCCCCTCCAGGCCGCCCGTCTGCCCCCCAGTCGTGACTCCCCCCGCCGAGAGCAGCACCCCGCAGCGTGGCCGACCCGTCCCTCCAGCCACAACGCCATCGGGACAGCCCGtctcccccatccctgcagctgtGGCCCCCTCGGCAGAGAGTGTCCCCCCCTGGTGTGACCGGTCcctcccggggcccccccggccccctctgACGGAGCACCCCAAAGAAGAGGCATCCCCCCACGCCGCCGGCCAGCCGGTCCCCGTCCACGCTGCTGCCGCCCCGTGCCCGGCAGAGACACTGCCCCGCGGGAGCGAacccccagccccggctgctgAAGAAGGGGCCCCCTCTGATGCCAAGAGCCCCCCGGGTGGCACGGCCGGGCCCTCGAAGGATGTGCCCCCCCGGAGCGACCGTCCCACCCCAGCTGCAGCCTCGTCAGctcctgccaccagccccaggccCAAGCAAG ATGCCCAGAAGGCCCAGGCGCGGCACAAGCAGGCGAAGGAGCGGCGCGAGGAGAGGGCCAAGTACCTGG CCGCCAAGAGGGTGCTGTggctggagaaggaggagaaggccAGGCTGCTGCGGGAGAAGCAGCTGGAGGAACGGCGCAAGCGCCTGGAGGAGCAGCGGCTGAAGGCGGAGAAGCGCCGCGCCGTCCTGGAGGAGCGGCAGAGGCAGAAACTGGAGAAGAACAAG GAGCGCTACGAGGCGGCGATCCAGCGGTCGGCCAAGAAGACATGGGCAGAGATCCGGCAGCAGCGATGGTCCTGGGCTGGGGCCCTGCACCACGGCTCTCCCGCGCACAAGGACG accGGAGCTTGCAGCTGAGCCCGTGGGAGAGCAGCATCGTGGACCGGCTGATGACGCCCACCTTGTCCTTCCTCGCGCGCAGCCGGAGCGCCGTGACGCTGGCTGGGAACGGCAAGGAGCAGG TGCCCGTGTGCCCCCGCTCGGCCTCCGCCagccccctcagcccctgccACAACCACCGCCTGCAGCACCGCTGCTGGGAGAGGCGGAAGGGGACCACCGGCAGCCCCGACGTGACGCCGCGCCGCAGGACCGAGTCCTCGCCC aagaagaaggagaagaaggagaaggagcgGGAGAACGCCAAGGAGCGCAGCGCCCTGTCCCGCGAGCGCAGCCTCAAGAAGCGGCAGTCGCTGCCGGCGGCGCAGCCCCGGCTCCTGCCCGCAGCAGACAGCAG CCCCGGCCCCAAGAACCGTCCTTCATCCCCTGCCACCCCCAAAGCCCGTCCGGCGTCCCCCAGCCCGGCCCTCGGCTCTCCCCACAAGCCGCCCCTGCCCCGCAGCGCCCACTCCTCTCCCAAGGTGCGGGCCAGGGCCCGGGAGGagcggggggagcaggagggccAGGCGAAGGCGCgtgagaagaaggaggaggagcggggcctggccccccctgccctccccgagccccccaaGGTGCCCACAGAGCCGACAGCAG TCCCCccggctcctgcagcccctggccCCGTAGCAGCCACCCCCCCAGGCAGACCCCCAGCTGGCACCACGGACCGGGAGGAGGCCGCCCGGCTGCTGGCGGAGAAGCGGCGCCAGGCCCGCGAGCAGAGGGAGCGCGAGGAGCGGGAGCGCCGGGAGCAGGAGGAGCGGGAGAG GCGGCTGCAGGAGGAGCGGGCGCAGCAGGCGGCGGAGGAGCAGAGCCGCAGGGAGGCCCTGGCGCGCCGGCGGGAGGAGGAACGGCGGCTGCAGGAGGAGCGCGAGGCCCAGGAGAGGGCACGGGCCGAGCGGGAGGAGGCGGAGCGCCTGCAGAGACAG AGGGAAGAGGCCGAGGCGAGGGCGCGCGAAGAGGCCGAGCGGCAGCGCCTGGAGCGGGAGAAGCACTTCCAGCGTGAGGAGCAAGAGCGGCTGGAGAGGAAGAAG CGCCTGGAAGAGATCATGAAGAGGACGCGCAAGTCAGACACAGCAGATACCAAG aaGAAGGAGGACAAGAAGGTGGTGAATGGGAAAGCGGCTGAGCAGGAGGATGTCCCAG GCTGTGAGAAGCGCGTGGGGCCGATGCCGAAGGAGGAGGAACTCCCCGAGACAGAGAGGCCGAGCGTGGGGACTCCGGGGGGGCCCAAGGGCCTGGCGGGCGAGGGGCTGCCACCAAG ccccccggcCAAGGAGGTGGCGTCCCCGGCAGCCCTGGTGAACGGTGTGCAGCCCGGCAAGCACGAGAACGGCTTCTCGGGCACGGAGGGGtcacaggagctgctggagctctCCCACCACggcagcagccctggcagcaTCATCCCCTTCGGTGACAAGGAGCCCTTCCTCAAGCAGGCCGTGGTCAAGCCCCCCCAGGTGACAG AGGTGCTGTGA